From one Longimicrobiaceae bacterium genomic stretch:
- a CDS encoding SufE family protein — protein MTDSTMQPQVPPGIDKLLRRFSTLTPDLTRQALVQYANKLQALPERFRGLDTEQYRVNECQTPVAIYPEVVDGRMQFHADVPQGAPTIRALLAMLFDALNGQPPETVLAIPPDFVRQVMGRIGLETREVGLNAMVERLKRAARRAVEERGSPAA, from the coding sequence ATGACCGACTCCACTATGCAGCCGCAGGTCCCGCCGGGCATCGACAAGCTGCTGCGGCGCTTCTCCACGCTCACGCCGGACCTCACGCGCCAGGCGCTGGTGCAATACGCGAACAAGCTCCAGGCGCTACCGGAGCGCTTCCGCGGGCTGGACACGGAGCAGTACCGCGTGAACGAGTGCCAGACGCCGGTGGCCATCTACCCCGAGGTGGTGGACGGGCGCATGCAGTTCCACGCGGACGTGCCGCAGGGCGCGCCCACCATCCGCGCGCTGCTCGCCATGCTCTTCGACGCGCTCAACGGCCAGCCGCCCGAGACGGTGCTGGCGATCCCGCCGGACTTCGTTCGGCAGGTGATGGGGCGCATCGGCTTGGAGACGCGCGAGGTGGGGCTCAACGCCATGGTGGAGCGCCTGAAGCGCGCTGCCCGGCGGGCCGTGGAGGAGCGCGGGTCACCGGCCGCCTGA
- a CDS encoding c-type cytochrome, with protein sequence MRDTFAARPRAAGALVLALVLAGGCRPVKEGGYEAVSHRERDFTQFQATNPDPPPFVPGMGGAAKLVAKNLPAGVTQAMVDQGQQMFGTVCAACHGQNGVGTGAAPALNDSKWLWISGQYPEIVARIKEGVPAPKEHPGPMPPRGGGNFSDEQVGQIAAYVYALSHQGGA encoded by the coding sequence ATGCGTGATACGTTTGCGGCCCGCCCCCGGGCGGCGGGCGCGCTCGTGCTGGCGCTGGTGCTGGCGGGCGGGTGCAGGCCGGTGAAGGAGGGCGGCTACGAAGCCGTGTCGCACCGCGAGCGCGACTTCACCCAGTTCCAGGCCACCAACCCGGACCCGCCTCCGTTCGTGCCCGGCATGGGCGGCGCCGCCAAGCTGGTCGCCAAGAACCTGCCGGCCGGCGTGACCCAGGCCATGGTGGACCAGGGCCAGCAGATGTTCGGCACCGTGTGCGCCGCCTGCCACGGCCAGAACGGCGTGGGCACCGGCGCCGCGCCCGCCCTGAACGACAGCAAGTGGCTCTGGATCAGCGGGCAGTATCCGGAGATCGTAGCGCGGATCAAGGAGGGCGTACCCGCGCCCAAGGAGCACCCGGGGCCCATGCCCCCGCGCGGCGGCGGCAACTTCAGCGACGAGCAGGTCGGCCAGATCGCCGCGTACGTGTACGCACTCAGCCACCAGGGGGGAGCATGA
- a CDS encoding HD domain-containing phosphohydrolase translates to MNDSLRSLLERAHAEEHAGLWPAAAATYEAAYAEAAHGRDARGVLEVVTRAGHCHRQAGDSDLAETLLGLSLTLAELQGEDGLAARALNGLAILRHNVGDVEGAEALYLAARDHALAAGNEVSVGETEQNLGILANIRGRLDEALAYYESGLEHLRKAGTPRACASVLNNMAMLHLDLRHLEQADALFEEAMQICAAAGDVVTVGVIHINRAELFLARGEPDRARESCDQGFEIFSRVNDELSMGEALKFYGIIYRTTGKLHLADRHLRQAIETAAGKDPLLEAEAQRELALVLRMQGRNREAMEALNRAHLLFRTLHAEPDHAEVGERIGQLENDFLSLVSAWGESIEAKDMYTSGHCARVADYACRLAQEAGMPPRELVWFRMGAFLHDLGKTEVPEAILNKPGRLSDEERRIMERHPVAGDEMLASVEFPWDVRPMVRWHHERWDGMGYPDGLAGDTVPLPARILRIADVFDALTSTRSYRRPLTPAEAMQMMEDDVGSFDPALFELFRTLVPELSEIALRAHRTPEEPASA, encoded by the coding sequence ATGAACGATTCCCTCCGCTCGCTCCTGGAGCGTGCCCATGCCGAGGAGCACGCGGGGCTCTGGCCCGCGGCCGCGGCCACGTACGAGGCTGCGTACGCCGAGGCCGCGCACGGGCGTGACGCCCGGGGCGTGCTCGAGGTGGTCACGCGTGCCGGCCACTGCCACCGCCAGGCGGGCGACTCCGACCTGGCGGAGACGCTGCTGGGCTTGAGCCTCACGCTGGCCGAGCTGCAGGGGGAGGACGGGCTGGCGGCGCGCGCCCTGAACGGCCTGGCAATCCTGCGGCACAACGTGGGCGACGTGGAGGGCGCCGAGGCGCTGTACCTGGCCGCGCGCGACCACGCGCTGGCCGCCGGGAACGAGGTCTCGGTGGGCGAGACCGAGCAGAACCTGGGAATCCTGGCGAACATCCGCGGCCGGCTGGACGAGGCGCTGGCGTACTACGAATCCGGCCTGGAGCACCTGCGCAAGGCGGGCACCCCCCGCGCCTGCGCCAGCGTGCTCAACAACATGGCCATGCTGCACCTGGACCTGCGCCACCTGGAGCAGGCCGACGCCCTTTTCGAGGAGGCGATGCAGATCTGCGCGGCGGCGGGCGACGTGGTGACGGTGGGCGTGATCCACATCAACCGCGCGGAGCTGTTCCTGGCGCGCGGCGAGCCGGACCGGGCACGCGAGAGCTGCGACCAGGGCTTCGAGATCTTCTCGCGCGTGAACGACGAACTGTCGATGGGCGAGGCGCTCAAGTTCTACGGCATCATCTACCGCACCACCGGCAAGCTGCACCTGGCCGACCGCCACCTGCGCCAGGCGATCGAGACGGCCGCGGGCAAGGACCCACTGCTGGAGGCCGAGGCGCAGCGGGAGCTCGCCCTGGTGCTGCGCATGCAGGGCCGCAACCGCGAGGCGATGGAGGCGCTGAACCGCGCCCACCTGCTCTTCCGCACGCTGCACGCGGAGCCGGACCACGCCGAGGTGGGCGAGCGCATCGGGCAGCTGGAGAACGACTTCCTGTCGCTGGTGAGCGCGTGGGGCGAGTCGATCGAGGCCAAGGACATGTACACGAGCGGCCACTGCGCGCGCGTGGCCGACTACGCGTGCCGCCTGGCGCAGGAGGCGGGGATGCCCCCGCGCGAGCTCGTGTGGTTCCGCATGGGCGCCTTCCTGCACGACCTGGGGAAGACCGAGGTGCCCGAGGCGATCCTGAACAAGCCGGGCCGCCTGAGCGACGAGGAGCGCCGCATCATGGAGCGGCACCCGGTTGCGGGCGACGAGATGCTGGCCTCCGTGGAGTTTCCGTGGGACGTGCGCCCCATGGTGCGCTGGCACCACGAGCGCTGGGACGGCATGGGCTATCCCGATGGGCTGGCGGGAGATACGGTCCCGCTGCCTGCCCGCATCCTGCGCATTGCGGACGTGTTCGACGCGCTCACCAGCACGCGCAGCTACCGCCGCCCGCTCACGCCCGCCGAGGCGATGCAAATGATGGAGGACGACGTAGGCTCGTTCGACCCCGCGCTATTCGAGCTCTTCCGTACCCTCGTGCCCGAGCTTTCGGAGATTGCGCTGCGCGCGCACCGCACCCCCGAGGAGCCAGCTTCCGCATAG
- a CDS encoding 4-hydroxy-3-methylbut-2-enyl diphosphate reductase, with protein sequence MEQTYFRRGFGLRKEIEPLIRSEYHSALVERIRARGYEDRFGEGDQAVTVRLAEEFGFCYGVDRAVDYAYETRLQFPERRIFLLGEIIHNPHVNRRLTDMGIVFLEADAQRGEFDFAGLTPEDVVILPAFGATLGDFARLQEVGCVLVDTTCGSVLNVWKRVEQYARDGFTALIHGKYYHEETRATASQAFKHPGGQFVIVRDMAEARLVMDYVERVPGAMTREAFLAHFAPKSSPGFDPDLHLERIGVANQTTMLSGDSLEIAAEVGRSLARRHGGEPGFSLDAHFRSFDTICSATQERQDAVTKLVSGPAGPPDVMLVIGGYNSSNTNHLAVLCARHTVTYHVADAGCIDPERGTIRFKPNGTPFDAPEVEAEDWLPRGPVTVGLTAGASTPNNKVGEAVALLLRTRGIEVEVAAAA encoded by the coding sequence ATGGAGCAGACGTACTTCCGCCGCGGCTTCGGCCTCCGCAAGGAGATCGAGCCGCTGATCCGTTCCGAGTACCACAGCGCGCTGGTGGAGCGCATCCGCGCGCGCGGGTACGAGGACCGCTTCGGCGAGGGCGACCAGGCCGTCACGGTGCGCCTGGCCGAGGAGTTCGGCTTCTGCTACGGCGTGGACCGCGCCGTGGACTACGCGTACGAGACGCGTCTCCAGTTCCCCGAGCGACGCATCTTCCTGCTCGGCGAGATCATCCACAACCCGCACGTGAACCGCCGCCTCACCGACATGGGCATCGTCTTCCTCGAAGCCGACGCGCAGAGGGGCGAGTTCGATTTCGCGGGGCTCACGCCGGAAGACGTGGTCATCCTGCCCGCGTTCGGCGCCACGCTGGGGGACTTCGCGCGGCTCCAGGAGGTCGGCTGCGTGCTGGTGGACACCACGTGCGGCAGCGTGCTCAACGTGTGGAAGCGCGTGGAGCAGTACGCGCGCGACGGGTTCACCGCGCTCATCCACGGCAAGTACTACCACGAGGAGACGCGCGCCACCGCCAGCCAGGCGTTCAAGCACCCCGGCGGACAGTTCGTGATCGTCCGCGACATGGCCGAGGCGCGCCTGGTGATGGACTACGTCGAACGTGTACCCGGCGCGATGACGCGCGAGGCATTCCTCGCGCACTTCGCCCCCAAGTCGTCGCCCGGCTTCGACCCGGACCTGCACCTGGAGCGCATCGGCGTCGCCAACCAGACCACGATGCTCTCCGGCGACTCGCTGGAGATCGCGGCCGAGGTGGGGCGCTCGCTCGCCCGGCGGCACGGCGGAGAACCGGGCTTCAGCCTGGACGCGCACTTCCGCTCGTTCGACACCATCTGCTCCGCCACGCAGGAGCGGCAGGACGCGGTGACCAAGCTCGTCTCCGGCCCCGCCGGCCCGCCGGACGTCATGCTCGTGATCGGCGGCTACAACTCGTCGAACACCAACCACCTGGCCGTGCTCTGCGCTCGCCACACCGTCACGTACCACGTGGCGGACGCGGGCTGCATCGACCCAGAGCGGGGCACCATCCGCTTCAAGCCCAACGGCACGCCCTTCGACGCCCCCGAGGTGGAGGCCGAGGACTGGCTGCCGCGAGGGCCGGTCACGGTCGGCCTCACCGCCGGCGCGTCCACGCCCAACAACAAGGTCGGCGAAGCCGTCGCGCTCCTCCTCCGCACCCGCGGCATCGAGGTCGAGGTCGCCGCCGCAGCGTGA
- a CDS encoding transglycosylase domain-containing protein — protein MRAGKGKPLGGAPKKKRLVPQSPDRRPRPPQHRGSLIALAVIGLLVLGGIGGFAWQMDRQLRGGILRQRDEARRRPDWVKLEALPAYVPAAFRSVVDTTSFRDDATARAPQGEAQLTGDLLRQIHELDGSLGGEARELAMSPLLEEQSSRKDLLELYLNRIYLGRAGNWPLFGVYHASREYFGKAPQQLTVSEAATLAGILLPPRLTDPQNQPGAVGPRRNEVLRSMLESGAIDQAAYRAAIAEPLGFQPGIDYAPMTRPLDWKKPPEVIRLAPASPAPGADSAKTSPAGQ, from the coding sequence GTGAGAGCTGGGAAGGGGAAGCCGCTGGGCGGGGCGCCCAAGAAGAAGCGGCTGGTGCCGCAGAGCCCGGACCGCAGGCCGCGCCCGCCGCAGCACCGCGGCAGCCTGATCGCCCTGGCGGTGATCGGGCTGCTGGTGCTGGGCGGCATCGGCGGCTTCGCGTGGCAGATGGACCGCCAGCTACGCGGCGGCATCCTGCGCCAGCGCGACGAGGCGCGCCGCCGGCCGGACTGGGTGAAGCTGGAGGCGCTGCCGGCGTACGTCCCCGCCGCCTTCCGATCGGTGGTGGACACCACGTCGTTCCGCGACGACGCCACGGCGCGCGCGCCGCAGGGCGAGGCGCAACTCACGGGCGACCTGCTGCGGCAGATCCACGAGCTGGACGGCAGCCTGGGCGGCGAGGCGAGGGAGCTGGCGATGTCGCCGCTGCTGGAGGAGCAGTCTTCGCGGAAGGACCTGCTGGAGCTGTACCTGAACCGCATCTACCTGGGCCGCGCGGGCAACTGGCCGCTGTTCGGCGTCTACCATGCTTCGCGGGAGTATTTCGGCAAGGCGCCGCAGCAGCTCACGGTGAGCGAGGCGGCGACGCTGGCAGGCATCCTCCTTCCCCCGCGGCTCACCGACCCGCAGAACCAGCCCGGCGCCGTGGGCCCGCGCCGCAACGAGGTGCTGCGCAGCATGCTGGAGTCCGGCGCCATCGACCAGGCCGCCTACCGCGCCGCCATCGCCGAGCCGCTGGGCTTCCAGCCGGGCATCGACTACGCGCCCATGACGAGGCCGCTGGACTGGAAGAAGCCGCCCGAGGTCATCCGCCTGGCGCCCGCTTCGCCCGCTCCCGGCGCGGATTCCGCGAAGACGAGTCCCGCGGGGCAGTAG
- a CDS encoding nuclear transport factor 2 family protein: MRRYHPLAAGALLLLSACKVERTAPGFYQHRTPAATEQEQAEGEIRTRVVAFRQALGRGNRAAAAAALSPAAEANVIGPMGDDEAALSGGAGLEKALEETRTEGPVLARTPDLQVRVNLREGQGWFATHLELIPADQPITRADRLRMSGVFARDRGEWHLVQLHLSRPTEAPQPADTARADSAAARGDSATAPRDSSSRNPRRERAKRAPGG; encoded by the coding sequence GTGCGCCGGTACCACCCACTCGCCGCCGGAGCCCTGCTCCTCCTCTCGGCCTGCAAGGTCGAGCGGACCGCGCCGGGCTTCTACCAGCACCGCACCCCCGCGGCGACCGAGCAGGAGCAGGCCGAGGGCGAGATCCGCACGCGCGTGGTGGCCTTCCGCCAGGCGCTGGGCCGCGGCAACCGCGCCGCCGCCGCTGCCGCGCTCTCGCCCGCGGCCGAAGCGAACGTGATCGGGCCGATGGGCGACGACGAGGCGGCGCTGAGCGGCGGCGCGGGGCTGGAGAAGGCGCTGGAGGAGACGCGGACGGAGGGCCCGGTGCTGGCGCGCACGCCGGACCTGCAGGTTCGCGTGAACCTGCGCGAGGGGCAGGGGTGGTTCGCCACGCACCTGGAGCTGATCCCGGCCGACCAGCCCATCACGCGCGCCGACCGGCTGCGCATGAGCGGCGTGTTCGCCCGCGACCGCGGCGAGTGGCACCTCGTGCAGCTCCACCTCTCCCGCCCCACCGAGGCGCCCCAGCCGGCGGATACGGCGAGAGCGGACTCGGCCGCGGCGCGCGGAGATTCGGCTACTGCCCCGCGGGACTCGTCTTCGCGGAATCCGCGCCGGGAGCGGGCGAAGCGGGCGCCAGGCGGATGA
- a CDS encoding amidase: MIPVETLFLPVSELAERVRTRQIDPVDLAEAYLARLESIGPRLNAVVTVTRERALREARAARGEIAAGRYRGPLHGIPYGVKDLIAAVGYPTTWGAQPYREQRFDEDATVVRKLGEAGAVLVAKLASVELAGGMGYEQANASFTGPGLTPWNTAFWSGGSSSGPGAAVAAGLVPFALGTETWGSIVTPAAFCGVTGLRPTYGRVSRHGAMALSWSMDKLGPLARSADDAGLVLSVIAGRDPLDDASADRPFVHHPSAGAGRRPRIGILKGLAEGSQAEVARNFAASIEALSDGAEIVRDVTLPKFPYGAAAGVIIDAEAASIFEELVDTGRVHELTAPEDRIGGYPGQVVFAKDYLRAMRIRVPAAAAMDKLFADGGFDALAHPTRATVSYPIGRKFSEAYPDVKGGGEPISGAANLLGLPSIAVPNGFGANGLPTSLSLTGRAWDEEKLIALARTYQQKTDWHRRRPPVS, translated from the coding sequence GTGATCCCCGTCGAGACGCTCTTCCTGCCCGTGAGCGAGCTCGCCGAGCGCGTGCGGACGCGGCAGATCGACCCGGTGGACCTGGCGGAGGCGTACCTGGCGCGGCTGGAGAGCATCGGCCCGCGGCTGAACGCCGTCGTCACCGTCACGCGCGAGCGGGCCCTGCGCGAGGCACGTGCCGCGCGCGGCGAGATCGCCGCCGGCCGCTACCGCGGGCCGCTGCACGGCATCCCGTACGGCGTGAAGGACCTGATCGCCGCCGTGGGCTACCCCACGACCTGGGGTGCGCAGCCGTACCGCGAGCAGAGGTTCGATGAGGACGCCACGGTGGTGCGGAAGCTGGGCGAGGCTGGCGCGGTGCTGGTCGCCAAGCTCGCCTCGGTGGAGCTTGCGGGGGGGATGGGCTACGAGCAGGCGAACGCGTCGTTCACCGGGCCGGGGCTCACACCGTGGAACACCGCGTTCTGGAGCGGCGGCTCGTCCAGCGGCCCCGGCGCCGCGGTGGCAGCGGGCCTCGTCCCGTTCGCGCTGGGGACGGAGACGTGGGGCTCCATCGTCACGCCCGCCGCGTTCTGCGGCGTCACGGGGCTGCGGCCCACGTACGGCCGAGTAAGCCGCCACGGCGCTATGGCGCTCTCGTGGTCGATGGACAAGCTGGGCCCGCTCGCGCGCTCCGCCGACGACGCGGGGCTCGTCCTCTCCGTGATCGCCGGGCGCGACCCGCTGGACGATGCCTCGGCGGACCGCCCGTTCGTGCATCATCCGTCCGCCGGCGCCGGACGTCGGCCCCGCATCGGCATCCTCAAGGGCCTGGCGGAAGGGTCGCAGGCGGAGGTGGCGCGGAACTTCGCCGCGTCCATCGAGGCGCTGAGCGACGGGGCGGAGATCGTGCGGGACGTGACGCTGCCGAAGTTCCCGTACGGCGCCGCGGCGGGCGTGATCATCGACGCCGAGGCGGCCAGCATCTTCGAGGAGCTGGTGGACACCGGCCGCGTGCACGAGCTGACGGCGCCCGAGGACCGCATCGGCGGCTACCCCGGCCAGGTGGTCTTCGCCAAGGACTACCTGCGCGCAATGCGCATCCGCGTCCCCGCCGCCGCTGCGATGGACAAGCTGTTCGCGGACGGTGGATTCGATGCGCTCGCGCATCCCACGCGCGCGACGGTGTCGTATCCCATCGGCCGGAAGTTCAGCGAGGCGTACCCGGACGTGAAGGGCGGCGGCGAGCCCATCAGCGGCGCGGCGAACCTTCTGGGGCTGCCGTCCATCGCCGTGCCCAACGGCTTCGGCGCGAACGGCCTGCCCACCTCGCTCTCCCTCACCGGCCGCGCGTGGGACGAGGAAAAGCTCATCGCCCTCGCCCGCACGTACCAGCAGAAGACCGATTGGCACCGCCGCCGCCCGCCGGTAAGCTGA